A stretch of Castanea sativa cultivar Marrone di Chiusa Pesio chromosome 2, ASM4071231v1 DNA encodes these proteins:
- the LOC142625312 gene encoding uncharacterized protein LOC142625312 — protein sequence MAMREGETLRTYSDRYWEIFNEIDGDFDDVAIRTFKVGLPTEHDLRKSLTKKPVRSVRRLMDRIDEYKRLVKEGRLKQFLYQPNGQRNHLGVANHSSTSLRPLLGTINVIFAAPGRTGSNPSRVMSVARTLAEESRDQPKMIKANILPILGFSKEEKIGTIQPHDDALVVTLRIGEYDVRRVMVDQGSGVDIMYPNLFKGLNLKLEDLTAYDSPLISFEGKVVIPKGQIRLPVQSGPEVVGKLLGSQSVARQCVTAAILR from the exons atggccatgagggaaggagaaacCTTGAGAACGTATTCAGACAGGTACTGGGAGATATTCAATGAGATTGACGGGGACTTTGATGATGTagcgataaggaccttcaaggtcggcctacctacGGAGCAcgacttgaggaaatctttaACCAAGAAACCTGTTCGAAGCGTGCGTCGGCTAATGGATCGCatcgatgagtacaaaagg ttggttaaagagggaaggTTAAAACAATTCTTGTATCAGCCTAATGGGCAAAGAAACCACTTAGGGGTGGCGAACCATAGTAGCACTTCATTACGGCCCCTTCTGggtacaatcaatgttattttcgctgcacctggaaggactggctcaaATCCTTCCAGGGTGATGTCTGTAGCTCGGACCCTGGCCGAGGAGTCTAGAGATCAGCCGAAGATGATTAAGGCGAATATCCTACCAATTTTGGGTTTCTCGAAAGAGGAAAAAATCGGGACtatccaaccacatgatgatgccttggttgTTACCCTAAGGATAGGGGAAtacgatgtgaggagggtgatggttgatcaAGGGAGTGGCGTAGATATCATGTATCCTAACCTGTTTAAAGGGTTAAACTTAAAACTTGAAGATCTTACAGCTTATGACTCACCCTTAATAAGCTTTGAGGGAAAGgttgtcataccaaaggggcaaattaggctgcctgtgcaatcaggccCAGAAGTG GTGGGGAAACTGCTTGGAagtcaatctgtggctcgacagtgtgtcacggctgcaattctgcgttaG